The Caldicoprobacter guelmensis genome includes a region encoding these proteins:
- a CDS encoding 2-oxoacid:acceptor oxidoreductase family protein → MTHQIIIAGFGGQGIMLMGQLLAYAGMLEGKNVSWLPSYGPEMRGGTANCNVIISDEPVASPIVTEATAVMVMNRPSLDRFEGAVMKGGLLLVNSSIIDKKATRDDIEVCYIPANEIADQLGNSRVANMVMLGGFLAKTGAVSPESVIESLRKALGPSKEHLIPLNEEALKSGAECVKECVKG, encoded by the coding sequence ATGACCCACCAGATTATCATTGCGGGATTTGGCGGGCAGGGGATTATGCTGATGGGACAGCTTTTGGCCTATGCCGGCATGCTGGAAGGCAAGAATGTGTCATGGCTTCCTTCATACGGCCCCGAGATGCGTGGCGGCACGGCAAACTGCAACGTCATCATATCTGATGAGCCGGTGGCATCTCCCATTGTAACCGAGGCAACGGCAGTTATGGTTATGAATAGGCCGTCGCTGGACAGGTTTGAGGGTGCTGTTATGAAAGGAGGACTGCTGCTGGTCAACAGTTCGATTATAGATAAAAAAGCGACCAGGGACGATATTGAGGTTTGCTATATACCCGCAAATGAGATTGCGGACCAGCTGGGCAACAGCCGTGTGGCCAACATGGTGATGCTGGGAGGCTTTTTAGCAAAGACAGGAGCTGTATCGCCCGAGTCTGTGATAGAGTCTTTGAGAAAGGCGCTGGGGCCTTCAAAAGAGCACCTAATTCCATTGAATGAGGAGGCTTTAAAGAGTGGGGCTGAATGCGTTAAGGAATGTGTAAAGGGATAA
- a CDS encoding thiamine pyrophosphate-dependent enzyme — protein sequence MTKVFTRPKSLTDKPFHYCPGCTHGIVHRLVAEAIDELGIREKTIGVAPVGCAVFAYEYFNCDMQEAAHGRAPAVATGIKRVLPDRVVFTYQGDGDLAAIGTAEIVHAAIRGENITVIFINNAIYGMTGGQMAPTTLIGQVTATTPYGRDPGKAGYPIRMSEMLATLEGSAYIERVSVHDIKHINQAKRAIKKAFETQLAGKGFSMVEVLSTCPTNWGMTPVEALKWLEQNMIPYYPLGVKKEGK from the coding sequence ATGACCAAGGTTTTTACCAGGCCAAAATCTTTGACCGATAAGCCCTTTCACTACTGTCCTGGCTGTACCCACGGCATAGTCCACAGGTTGGTGGCCGAAGCGATAGATGAACTGGGAATTCGTGAGAAGACGATAGGCGTTGCGCCGGTGGGATGCGCCGTATTTGCTTATGAGTACTTCAATTGCGATATGCAGGAGGCTGCGCACGGTAGGGCACCTGCCGTTGCAACTGGTATAAAGCGCGTATTGCCAGATAGGGTTGTGTTTACCTACCAGGGGGATGGAGACCTAGCGGCTATAGGTACGGCGGAGATAGTGCACGCTGCTATACGGGGTGAAAACATCACCGTTATATTCATAAACAATGCCATATACGGCATGACGGGGGGACAGATGGCCCCCACCACCCTTATTGGGCAAGTGACTGCCACTACCCCTTACGGCCGTGACCCAGGTAAAGCAGGTTATCCCATAAGAATGAGCGAAATGCTGGCAACCCTTGAGGGTTCGGCGTACATCGAAAGGGTTTCGGTACACGATATAAAACATATAAATCAGGCCAAGAGAGCGATTAAAAAAGCGTTTGAAACCCAGCTGGCTGGCAAAGGTTTTTCAATGGTAGAGGTTCTTTCCACCTGCCCGACCAACTGGGGTATGACGCCGGTGGAAGCGCTGAAATGGTTGGAGCAAAATATGATACCTTATTATCCTTTGGGCGTTAAAAAGGAGGGAAAGTGA
- a CDS encoding lysylphosphatidylglycerol synthase transmembrane domain-containing protein, translated as MNRKRYVILLYIVINIMVITVIGILDPNLKDLGRALSMLEPRWIAGAAACMLIFWIMDALILKYSLAVIFEPKRFKDCMEVALIGQYYNCVTPFASGGQPAQVYYMSRVGIPAGYSTSALIIKYLVYQVVLSILCVVAFIFKAALVFSYPFVVIVISLIGFVINAGAVFLIYFLSLNRGFIRKMVLSVLNFFHSVRVVKDLEKWEARMEAAVEDFHRSLCMFRGNYKGMAVMAVMTAVQLIFYFSVTFFIYRAFGLKDSAWVAMISVQSFLYLAVSYFPAPGATGASEGGFYLFFQRFFPPHLIFVAMLLWRFMTYYLNIIVGGLVIMVKGIKDFSRL; from the coding sequence ATGAACAGAAAGAGGTATGTGATTCTTCTTTATATCGTAATAAATATTATGGTCATTACGGTTATAGGAATTCTGGATCCCAATCTTAAGGACTTAGGTCGAGCCTTGAGCATGCTTGAGCCACGCTGGATTGCTGGAGCGGCAGCATGCATGCTGATATTCTGGATTATGGATGCGTTGATACTAAAGTATTCATTGGCAGTTATTTTTGAGCCCAAGCGTTTTAAAGACTGTATGGAGGTTGCGTTGATAGGGCAATACTATAACTGCGTTACACCTTTTGCCAGCGGTGGGCAACCGGCGCAGGTATATTACATGTCCCGAGTTGGTATCCCTGCTGGTTATTCTACATCGGCGCTAATAATTAAGTACTTGGTTTACCAGGTGGTTTTGTCGATATTATGTGTTGTAGCCTTTATATTTAAAGCTGCGCTGGTATTTTCATACCCATTTGTAGTAATCGTGATATCCTTGATTGGTTTTGTGATCAATGCTGGTGCGGTGTTTCTGATATATTTTTTGTCACTTAACCGCGGGTTTATAAGAAAAATGGTATTATCTGTATTAAATTTTTTCCATAGCGTGCGTGTGGTAAAAGATCTGGAGAAGTGGGAAGCGCGAATGGAAGCTGCGGTGGAGGATTTTCATAGAAGCCTATGCATGTTCCGTGGGAATTACAAAGGTATGGCTGTGATGGCTGTTATGACGGCGGTACAGCTTATCTTTTATTTCAGCGTTACGTTTTTTATCTATAGAGCGTTTGGTTTGAAGGATAGTGCATGGGTTGCCATGATATCTGTGCAGTCCTTTTTATATCTTGCGGTATCCTATTTCCCTGCTCCGGGTGCCACAGGGGCCTCCGAAGGTGGTTTTTATCTGTTTTTTCAACGTTTTTTCCCTCCACACTTGATATTTGTTGCCATGCTGTTGTGGCGGTTCATGACCTATTATTTAAATATCATAGTGGGCGGACTGGTGATTATGGTTAAGGGTATTAAGGACTTCTCGCGGCTTTAA
- a CDS encoding B12-binding domain-containing radical SAM protein yields the protein MKVLLVAINSKFIHSNLALRYIKAYCGKEHSIDLIEFSINDHIERIIREIYFARPDVVAFSCYIWNIREVLMIADTIKRVMDRCVIVLGGPEVSFDAGDIMRDNLAIDYIVVGEGEETFHELLHILEDKGNPAVVKGLVYRNGREIVINSSRPLIRDLDVIPFPYQDGFAGLENKIIYYETSRGCPFNCQYCLSSTISGVRYFSLERVERELALFVKAGIPQVKLVDRTFNCHPARAKRIFRTLISLGGQTTFHFEMAGDLIDDEMMDILRQAPPGLFEFEIGVQSTNPNTIHEIQRKMDFNALARRVAQLRDGENIHLHLDLIAGLPQEDYASFKRSFNDVYFLRPNRIQLGFLKLLKGSGLRSRAKEYGYEYTQYPPYKVLKNNYMTYDEIAKLEMIEDLVEKYYNSGRFTYTLEYLISCHGDDPFDFFEGFMAFWREKGYEGLSYSQVRLYEILLEYGLTLDNVDHRLLKNIMRFDWVSQEKPSRYPEGLEPPQIAELGKAIDSFFKGEENVFKYMPHFKGYTPRQISRMAHIEVFEYDVVEGIKNGIYPPSTTYVLFDYKVENRIFRRSYFHKVQL from the coding sequence ATGAAGGTGCTTTTGGTTGCAATCAACTCGAAATTTATTCACAGCAATTTGGCTTTGAGATATATAAAGGCGTACTGTGGGAAAGAGCACTCGATAGATCTTATTGAATTTTCCATAAATGATCATATAGAAAGGATAATTAGAGAGATTTACTTTGCAAGGCCTGATGTGGTGGCCTTTTCGTGTTATATCTGGAATATAAGAGAGGTGTTGATGATAGCTGATACGATAAAGAGGGTGATGGACCGCTGTGTGATTGTTCTTGGCGGTCCAGAAGTGTCCTTTGATGCTGGGGATATCATGAGGGATAACCTTGCCATTGACTACATCGTTGTAGGAGAGGGTGAGGAGACCTTCCATGAGTTGCTACATATTCTTGAAGATAAAGGAAATCCAGCAGTGGTAAAAGGACTGGTTTATCGCAATGGCAGAGAAATCGTAATTAATTCGTCCAGACCTTTGATACGGGATTTGGATGTAATTCCTTTTCCGTACCAGGACGGTTTTGCAGGGCTTGAAAACAAAATCATATATTACGAGACTTCAAGGGGCTGTCCCTTCAATTGTCAGTACTGTCTTTCTTCGACCATTTCAGGTGTGAGGTATTTCTCGCTCGAACGGGTAGAGAGGGAGCTGGCATTGTTTGTAAAAGCAGGTATACCGCAGGTCAAGCTGGTCGACCGGACATTTAACTGTCATCCGGCAAGAGCTAAGCGCATATTCAGGACCCTCATTTCGCTGGGAGGGCAGACCACTTTCCATTTTGAGATGGCGGGGGATTTAATAGACGATGAGATGATGGATATATTGAGACAGGCACCTCCCGGGCTTTTTGAATTTGAAATAGGAGTACAGTCCACAAATCCCAATACAATACATGAAATTCAAAGGAAGATGGATTTTAATGCTTTGGCCAGGAGAGTTGCCCAGCTGCGTGATGGGGAGAACATACATCTCCATTTGGATTTGATAGCCGGCTTGCCCCAGGAGGATTATGCTTCATTTAAACGTTCGTTTAATGACGTGTATTTTTTGCGGCCCAATAGGATTCAGTTGGGTTTTTTGAAGTTACTCAAGGGGTCGGGGCTCAGGTCGAGAGCTAAAGAATACGGCTATGAATATACCCAGTACCCGCCTTATAAAGTGCTTAAGAACAATTATATGACTTATGATGAGATTGCAAAACTTGAAATGATAGAGGACTTGGTGGAGAAATATTACAACTCTGGACGCTTTACTTATACTCTTGAGTACCTGATTAGTTGCCATGGCGACGACCCCTTTGATTTTTTTGAAGGATTTATGGCTTTTTGGAGGGAAAAGGGCTACGAGGGGCTTTCATACAGCCAGGTACGCCTCTATGAGATTTTGCTTGAGTATGGACTTACACTTGATAATGTAGACCACAGGCTTTTGAAAAATATCATGCGGTTTGACTGGGTAAGCCAGGAGAAGCCCAGCAGGTATCCCGAAGGTCTGGAGCCGCCACAAATAGCGGAGCTTGGGAAGGCGATAGATTCATTCTTTAAAGGTGAAGAGAATGTATTTAAGTATATGCCTCACTTTAAAGGATATACGCCCCGCCAGATATCCCGTATGGCTCACATAGAGGTGTTTGAGTATGATGTTGTTGAGGGTATAAAAAACGGCATTTATCCTCCCTCAACCACTTATGTGCTGTTTGATTATAAGGTTGAAAATAGGATATTTAGGCGAAGCTATTTTCATAAGGTTCAGTTATAA
- a CDS encoding GNAT family N-acetyltransferase has product MIDFRPARPEDVEQILGLVNYVFRTSSGLEPTMGRQFPTFICPENASNLYVAVDNGRIVAHIGIKKNTAIIYGHKVCMANMGAVCTHPDYQGKGIGTALLHEVFRNLCEEGIGLVSISGTRGLYKRNSCVEVGETFTYVLEKGKFSYSYKNLEGIRFYVSEDVDKAEVLFDIYREEPIRYQRTKQEFPVLLKAVPMVHPPVPALTVVVASFEEEDTDLAYIIGYEKKPGAFKVVEYAGERMAVVWLIEKLLHDRGMQEVTLEVPAYDRDLLSILNSARLSCVSSCYPGTTVRIVNKESLWSDISPIIDEAWNEGVPLPSLAGLPDQVVDDDAKLAQFLFTRFNRPYYGQPWDQVFPLPLPWPNGLNYI; this is encoded by the coding sequence ATGATAGATTTTCGCCCGGCTAGGCCAGAAGATGTGGAACAAATTCTAGGGCTGGTTAACTATGTTTTTCGTACATCCAGCGGCTTGGAGCCTACGATGGGCAGGCAATTTCCTACTTTTATATGTCCTGAAAATGCTTCAAATCTTTATGTAGCGGTTGATAATGGAAGAATTGTGGCGCACATCGGTATAAAGAAAAATACAGCTATTATATACGGACATAAAGTCTGCATGGCCAATATGGGCGCGGTATGCACTCATCCGGATTACCAAGGTAAGGGGATTGGAACTGCACTTCTTCATGAGGTGTTCAGGAATCTGTGTGAGGAAGGCATAGGGCTAGTCAGTATATCTGGTACCAGGGGTTTATACAAGAGGAATTCGTGTGTAGAGGTGGGTGAAACGTTTACCTATGTATTGGAAAAAGGGAAATTTTCATATTCATACAAAAATTTGGAAGGAATAAGATTCTATGTTTCTGAGGATGTAGATAAAGCAGAAGTTTTGTTTGATATATATCGGGAAGAGCCAATAAGATATCAACGTACCAAACAGGAATTTCCCGTGTTACTTAAGGCAGTCCCCATGGTTCACCCCCCCGTTCCGGCTTTGACTGTGGTAGTGGCTTCTTTTGAGGAAGAAGATACTGATCTTGCTTATATCATAGGGTACGAGAAAAAACCAGGGGCATTTAAAGTTGTAGAGTATGCCGGGGAGAGGATGGCCGTTGTGTGGCTTATTGAGAAGTTGTTACACGACAGGGGGATGCAGGAGGTAACATTGGAGGTACCAGCATATGATAGAGATCTTCTCTCAATCTTGAATTCAGCACGATTAAGTTGTGTTTCATCCTGTTATCCTGGTACGACTGTGAGAATTGTTAATAAGGAGAGCTTATGGAGCGATATATCTCCTATTATTGATGAAGCTTGGAATGAAGGTGTACCTCTTCCTTCTTTAGCTGGATTGCCAGATCAAGTGGTTGATGATGACGCCAAACTGGCGCAATTCCTGTTTACTAGATTTAATAGGCCATATTATGGTCAGCCATGGGACCAGGTTTTCCCTCTGCCTTTACCTTGGCCAAATGGGTTAAATTATATATAG
- a CDS encoding 2-isopropylmalate synthase, with translation MLEFSRRTNTLEQSAYKYSLQDVAEPNLYRHLFPYDSIPRIPFNHRLVPMHVPDEIWITDTTFRDGQQARAPFTVKQIVDLFDLLHKLSGPNGVIRQSEFFLYTDKDKEAVRKCMERGYQYPEVTGWIRASKKDFELVKEMGIKETGILVSCSDYHIFKKLNMTRKQAMDMYLSVVKMALEYGIRPRCHFEDITRADFYGFVVPFAIELKKLMDESGIPIKIRACDTLGYGVSYPGVALPRSVPGIIYGLRHFAGIPSELIEWHGHNDFYKAVTNSATAWLYGASSVNCTMLGIGERTGNCPLEAMVIEYVALRGDTNGMDLSVITEIAEYFEKEIGYEIPPNTPFVGRNFNVTQAGIHADGLLKDEEIYNIFDTGKILKRPPRVAVSQHSGLAGIAHWINSYFGLEGENAIDKRDPVVVKLKELVDQEYAQGRTTVMSDVELENMLRQIAPEFVEKFKKE, from the coding sequence GTGCTGGAGTTCAGCAGGAGAACCAATACGCTAGAGCAGTCGGCATACAAGTATTCGCTTCAGGATGTGGCGGAGCCAAATCTTTATAGGCACCTGTTCCCTTATGACAGCATACCCAGAATACCGTTTAATCATCGCCTTGTGCCCATGCATGTACCTGACGAAATATGGATCACCGATACCACTTTTAGGGATGGGCAGCAGGCGCGAGCCCCTTTTACGGTGAAGCAGATCGTAGATTTGTTTGATTTGCTTCACAAGCTTTCGGGGCCCAACGGCGTCATTCGCCAGAGCGAGTTTTTCCTGTATACCGATAAGGATAAGGAAGCGGTGCGAAAATGTATGGAACGGGGATACCAGTATCCTGAGGTGACAGGATGGATACGTGCTTCCAAAAAGGACTTTGAGCTGGTAAAGGAAATGGGCATAAAGGAGACGGGCATTTTGGTAAGCTGTTCGGATTACCATATCTTTAAGAAATTAAACATGACGCGCAAGCAGGCCATGGATATGTATCTGTCAGTGGTGAAGATGGCGCTAGAGTATGGTATCAGGCCTCGTTGCCACTTTGAGGATATTACGCGTGCAGATTTTTATGGTTTTGTGGTGCCCTTTGCCATTGAGCTTAAGAAGCTGATGGATGAGTCTGGTATTCCAATAAAGATTCGCGCCTGTGATACTCTGGGGTATGGCGTGTCTTATCCGGGAGTTGCGTTGCCGAGGAGCGTGCCGGGCATAATTTATGGGCTGAGGCATTTTGCAGGCATACCCAGCGAGCTCATTGAGTGGCATGGACACAATGACTTTTATAAGGCAGTTACCAACTCTGCTACTGCATGGCTGTACGGCGCTTCATCGGTCAACTGTACTATGTTGGGTATAGGCGAGCGTACTGGGAACTGTCCTCTTGAGGCCATGGTCATTGAATATGTGGCTTTAAGGGGCGACACCAATGGCATGGACCTGTCGGTTATAACCGAGATTGCTGAGTATTTTGAAAAGGAAATAGGCTATGAGATACCACCTAATACTCCGTTTGTGGGCAGGAATTTCAACGTAACTCAGGCGGGGATTCACGCCGATGGCCTTTTGAAAGATGAAGAAATATACAACATATTTGACACCGGCAAGATACTTAAGAGGCCTCCAAGGGTGGCGGTAAGCCAGCATTCTGGCTTGGCTGGTATTGCTCACTGGATCAATTCTTACTTTGGTTTGGAAGGAGAAAACGCCATAGATAAAAGGGATCCGGTAGTGGTTAAGCTTAAGGAACTTGTGGATCAGGAATATGCGCAGGGGCGTACTACTGTTATGTCTGATGTAGAGCTGGAAAACATGCTAAGGCAGATTGCGCCTGAATTTGTTGAAAAATTCAAGAAGGAATAA
- a CDS encoding ABC transporter permease, with amino-acid sequence MVGNTVIQPIGIRKRGGINGFVKEFLKQVDLQLLVIPGIIHIIIFSYIPMYGVIMAFQEFRLGDFPGMSEWVGLKHFRYLFTDPNFGLVLRNTIVISLLKLLICFPAPIIFAILINEILNMRFRKTVQTISYLPHFISWVVAGTLMFDFFSVDNGAVNSALLALGIIDRPIHFFGVGEYFWGMAVITDLWKSLGWNAIIYIAAITSIDPDLYEAAEIDGAGRYAKMWHITFKSILPTVILLLIFSVGNLLNANFDQIMVLTNQMTNPKLRAFADVIDTYVYRVGISGNRSSYAAAAGLFKSVINVMLLLTANKIASRTGHEVL; translated from the coding sequence ATGGTTGGGAACACTGTAATACAGCCTATTGGAATCCGTAAAAGGGGTGGAATTAATGGTTTTGTAAAAGAGTTTTTAAAACAGGTTGATCTACAATTATTGGTAATCCCTGGAATTATACATATTATTATCTTTTCATATATTCCCATGTATGGCGTTATTATGGCTTTTCAAGAGTTTCGATTAGGGGACTTTCCTGGAATGAGTGAATGGGTTGGGTTAAAGCATTTCCGTTATCTATTTACTGATCCTAATTTTGGTTTGGTGTTGCGTAATACAATAGTTATAAGCTTGCTAAAGTTGCTCATTTGCTTTCCGGCTCCTATAATCTTTGCAATACTGATAAATGAGATATTAAATATGCGGTTTAGAAAAACTGTTCAAACTATCAGTTATCTTCCTCACTTTATATCGTGGGTAGTTGCAGGTACATTGATGTTTGATTTTTTCTCGGTGGATAATGGTGCTGTAAACTCTGCTTTGCTTGCTCTTGGCATAATTGATCGTCCAATACATTTCTTTGGTGTAGGTGAATATTTCTGGGGAATGGCTGTTATAACTGACTTATGGAAATCGCTGGGCTGGAATGCAATCATATATATTGCAGCAATTACATCTATAGATCCAGATCTTTATGAAGCCGCTGAGATAGATGGCGCTGGAAGATATGCGAAAATGTGGCATATCACCTTTAAGTCTATTTTACCAACTGTAATTCTACTCTTGATTTTCAGTGTAGGCAATCTGTTGAATGCTAATTTTGACCAGATTATGGTGCTTACCAATCAGATGACCAATCCCAAATTGCGTGCATTTGCCGATGTTATCGATACGTATGTGTACAGAGTAGGTATAAGTGGTAACAGATCTTCCTATGCTGCAGCGGCTGGATTGTTTAAATCGGTGATAAATGTCATGCTTTTGCTTACAGCCAATAAAATTGCCAGCAGAACAGGGCACGAGGTTCTGTAA
- a CDS encoding glycoside hydrolase family 3 C-terminal domain-containing protein → MERDIKKLISQMTLEEKASLCSGRDFWHLKGIERLGIPSIMVSDGPHGLRKQQDSADQESFFKSVPATCFPSAVGLASSWNRELVERVGAAIGEECQAEGVSILLGPGANIKRSPLCGRNFEYFSEDPYLSSEMAASHIRGVQSQGVGTSLKHFAANNQEHRRMSVDAIIDERTLREIYLASFEGAVKKGKPWTVMCSYNKVNGEYASENKYLLTDILRDDWGFEGFVVSDWGAVNDRVKGLEAGLDIEMPSSFGIGDQKIVQAVKEGRLSEEVLDRAVERILKIIFKAVDNRKENATYDREAHHQLAREVARECMVLLKNEDRILPLKRQGTIAVIGEFAKRPRYQGGGSSHVNPTKLDDIYEEIKKSAGENVNVMYAKGYSLDKEELDATLLNEAKEVAMKADVAVVFAGLPEHYESEGYDRQHMRMPESHCALIEAVAEVQPNVVVVLSNGSPIEMPWLDKVKGVLEAYLGGQALGGAIADLLFGDANPSGKLAETFPKELSHNPSYLNFPGEGDRVEYREGIFVGYRYYDKKNIEPLFPFGYGLSYTTFEYSDLRISKKEILDTETVTVTVKVKNTGEMAGKEVVQLYVSDVESSVIRPDKELKGFEKVELKPGEEKTVTFELDKRAFAYYNVDIKDWHVETGEFEILIGKSSREIVLKDRIFVKSTVTIKKPVHRNTLMGDLLSDPVLAPVVKEFLAKANEGNPLFNAREDKKEISEMMMAFMKYTPLRALVSFSRGTFTEDMLEDMIKKLNSKVMES, encoded by the coding sequence ATGGAGAGAGATATTAAAAAATTGATTTCACAGATGACTTTGGAGGAAAAGGCTAGCTTGTGCTCAGGACGGGATTTTTGGCACTTAAAGGGAATTGAACGGTTGGGTATTCCATCTATAATGGTCAGTGATGGTCCTCACGGATTACGTAAACAGCAAGATAGCGCAGATCAGGAGAGTTTTTTTAAGAGCGTTCCAGCCACGTGTTTTCCGTCAGCTGTAGGACTGGCAAGCTCATGGAATCGTGAACTGGTCGAAAGAGTAGGCGCAGCAATAGGTGAAGAATGTCAAGCCGAAGGTGTGTCCATTTTGCTTGGACCGGGGGCTAATATCAAGCGTTCTCCACTTTGTGGCAGGAACTTTGAATATTTTTCGGAGGACCCTTACCTTTCTTCAGAAATGGCTGCCAGCCATATAAGAGGGGTACAGAGCCAGGGGGTAGGCACTTCGCTTAAACATTTTGCTGCTAACAACCAGGAACATCGGAGGATGAGCGTTGATGCTATCATAGATGAGAGAACGCTGCGTGAGATCTACCTAGCAAGCTTTGAAGGAGCTGTTAAAAAGGGAAAACCCTGGACAGTTATGTGTTCGTATAATAAAGTAAATGGAGAATATGCCTCGGAGAATAAGTATTTGTTGACGGATATTTTGAGGGATGACTGGGGTTTTGAAGGTTTTGTGGTTTCTGACTGGGGTGCTGTTAATGACCGCGTAAAAGGCTTAGAAGCGGGTTTAGATATCGAGATGCCATCAAGTTTTGGAATTGGAGACCAAAAGATAGTTCAAGCGGTTAAAGAGGGAAGGCTTTCGGAAGAGGTTTTAGACAGGGCAGTTGAGAGGATACTCAAGATAATCTTTAAAGCAGTTGATAACAGGAAAGAGAATGCGACATATGATAGAGAAGCACATCATCAATTGGCCAGAGAAGTGGCAAGGGAATGCATGGTGCTTCTCAAAAATGAAGATAGGATACTGCCCTTAAAGAGGCAGGGGACCATTGCGGTAATTGGTGAATTTGCCAAACGGCCCAGGTATCAGGGAGGGGGAAGTTCCCACGTAAATCCGACAAAGCTGGATGACATATATGAGGAGATTAAGAAATCTGCTGGCGAGAACGTTAATGTAATGTATGCCAAGGGTTACAGCCTAGATAAGGAGGAATTGGATGCTACACTCTTGAACGAAGCCAAGGAAGTGGCAATGAAAGCGGATGTTGCTGTGGTTTTTGCAGGATTACCTGAACACTATGAATCGGAAGGTTATGACCGTCAGCATATGAGGATGCCTGAAAGCCACTGTGCATTGATTGAAGCTGTAGCGGAGGTTCAGCCCAATGTAGTGGTTGTATTGAGCAACGGTTCGCCGATTGAGATGCCATGGCTTGATAAGGTGAAGGGGGTGCTGGAGGCTTACCTGGGAGGTCAAGCGTTGGGAGGAGCCATTGCAGACCTGCTATTTGGGGATGCAAATCCCAGTGGTAAGCTGGCAGAAACATTCCCTAAAGAGTTGAGCCATAATCCTTCTTATTTGAATTTCCCAGGAGAAGGGGACAGGGTGGAATACAGGGAAGGTATATTTGTAGGCTACAGGTATTATGACAAGAAAAACATTGAGCCGCTGTTTCCTTTTGGATATGGACTCAGCTACACCACATTTGAATACAGTGACCTGCGTATCAGCAAAAAGGAGATATTAGACACTGAAACAGTAACAGTTACTGTGAAGGTTAAAAATACCGGTGAAATGGCAGGTAAAGAGGTTGTCCAGCTGTATGTTAGTGATGTTGAAAGTTCGGTTATAAGGCCGGACAAGGAACTTAAAGGTTTTGAAAAGGTAGAGCTTAAGCCTGGTGAAGAGAAGACGGTCACGTTTGAATTAGATAAGAGGGCGTTTGCGTATTACAATGTCGACATAAAGGATTGGCATGTGGAGACCGGTGAGTTTGAGATTTTAATAGGGAAATCATCGAGGGAGATAGTGCTTAAAGACAGGATATTTGTAAAGTCGACTGTTACTATCAAAAAACCGGTACATAGAAACACGCTGATGGGCGACTTGCTTTCGGATCCTGTTCTTGCGCCTGTGGTCAAAGAATTTTTGGCTAAGGCAAACGAGGGAAATCCTCTTTTTAATGCGAGGGAAGACAAAAAAGAAATTTCAGAGATGATGATGGCTTTTATGAAATACACTCCTTTGCGTGCATTGGTCAGTTTTAGCAGGGGTACATTTACCGAGGATATGCTGGAGGATATGATTAAAAAGCTAAACAGTAAAGTGATGGAGAGTTAA